TGACCCTGATAATGCAGAGAGAGACACTCCTGATGTTTCTATGACCGGCACTAGTGCCGTGCTCGATGAGACCGAACCTCTTCTGGGTGCTGATTGCTCTCATCCTCATCACATTACTAATGATGAGTCGGGTAATCATTCCAGCATCGCCTCTCATGATTCTCAAGTTGAAAGTGATAGTAATGTTGTGGCTGACAATAGCAAGGCCAAAGATGATGGCGAGGAGAAGGAGGATGCTGGAACTGAGCCTGCGCTTTTGTGGACAGCTGACAATGAGAAGAATGTCATGGATCTTGGGTACTCCGAGATTGAGCGCAACCGTAGGTTGGAGACTCTGATGGTGAGgagaaaatcaagaaaaaaCATAAGATTTGAGCTAGACAGCATGGGTGATATAGCAGATGATTTATCACATTCCCGACTTCAGCCTATTTCAATTTCATCACGACAGATGAACCCATTTACCGATGATGCGGAACTTCCTGGGTCGGCTCCTCCTATTCTGCATCCACAAAAGAGCCCCTTCAATTTCCTTACCGAACAATCAGCTGAAACCGGTGACCTTGCACATCACAATCTGGAAGCCCAGGAATCCATGGCGGTTTCGCATCAAGACACCCTCTTCAAAAGGCACGAAAGCTTCAACATTGGCAGACAGCCGCAGAGACATGGTTCCAGGTTCAAACCATGCTTTGTCCTAGAGGAGTTTAGCTTTGAGGAAGCGGGGGCAAGCAGTTTCCAGAGGCAGTTCAGTGACAGGAGCGTGTCGAGATTGAGCATCGTCTCCGAATGCGACACGGTTTCTTCGGTCGGCGATCAGGAGCACAACGAACTCATAAGGAACTACATCCGTGGGGTGCGCGAGTCGCCTAGCCTGCTAAGACAGGATAGCGATCTTGCGTGTGCTGGAAACGAGTGCTCGGATGGGATCAGCTTTGTGGACAACGAAACCTTGAATGCTGTTATCTGCTGAATGGATTACGAGGCATTGGAGTCTTGGAGAACATTACACTGCATATTGTGACTGGAGAGCGGAGGAGCTTTGCTGTAGCCCTTGCTCATGATGCATACTCCTTTCGTGTCCTCGCTCGTCTGACAGGGTTTGCATTCTTCCTGTACATTTGCACAGTTGAAAATACACTGTCTTGCTGTACATTCTTGCGTGTAATAGCGTGAAAAGATGAGGTGCCAGAAGGCTGAATACTTGCATCCAGCTCTATTTGTTGATTGTGTTTATTTGTACTTTCTTCTTCAGTTCTGAATCATCTGGACCtgccgggccggccggccggcagttTCCCAGTGACCATTTTCAGATCTGCAGCTTATGGTTGTGATTGGTAGGGTGCACTAGTGGGAGCCTGGTTAAGAGTAGCTCATGGATGATCCAAGCCTGGTTTAGAACACGCAATGAGCTCGCGTTTGGTTGCCTGACTTAGTATTCGTTTTTCGtagccacgcttggattataatctaagcgaagattttctcgcttctcgcttttcgcttctcgtagttcaaatcgttgaagcggcttaccacataagcgagaatcggtagaaataagcaa
This sequence is a window from Setaria italica strain Yugu1 chromosome III, Setaria_italica_v2.0, whole genome shotgun sequence. Protein-coding genes within it:
- the LOC101780501 gene encoding uncharacterized protein LOC101780501, translated to MAMGVEAKQDASCSIKKTLRCAVRTTWRCAFEYRALFSLLLLLYLLYKYSPGFFAFLLSNSPVIGCTAILLGVLISYGGAHLPEIDEDRKAPEGIAAPKFEISSRNVNIEADQRFSVPAMKENIIREASFGRRDGNKCIDLDESVPLLKGPDLQDERVDAAGGRPVKILTTVPSMGDMKTYAEKRSEGAFLSRDKSDGYANLFEDVHQRRVDGKEATLGVYSSSENVRQDAEIVATPNYEGKVCTDSQSGEVVDASEHKAVDGATSKCRWGRAFSVRRRKKLADIKIEAVNSIVDNQLENPLCSPLTGVGSHDSSSGFDPDNAERDTPDVSMTGTSAVLDETEPLLGADCSHPHHITNDESGNHSSIASHDSQVESDSNVVADNSKAKDDGEEKEDAGTEPALLWTADNEKNVMDLGYSEIERNRRLETLMVRRKSRKNIRFELDSMGDIADDLSHSRLQPISISSRQMNPFTDDAELPGSAPPILHPQKSPFNFLTEQSAETGDLAHHNLEAQESMAVSHQDTLFKRHESFNIGRQPQRHGSRFKPCFVLEEFSFEEAGASSFQRQFSDRSVSRLSIVSECDTVSSVGDQEHNELIRNYIRGVRESPSLLRQDSDLACAGNECSDGISFVDNETLNAVIC